The genomic DNA gggcggggggggggggggggggcgtgagttaTGACAGCAGACCAAATAGCGTTGCCTGCTGATCTCATGGCCACGTTGCAGGGTCCACCACATtttcaggaaggagagagagagggagggagagagagagggttggagggagagagggagacagagagagagagagagagagagagagagagagagagagagagagagagagggggggggggggggggaggaagggagagagaggggggagagagagagagagagagagggagggagagagggagggagggagagaaagagaaagagtgagagagagagttggactGCGGCTGCTCCTCGGCGCGAGGTGTTGCTCCTAGGCTCCCCTCAGGCAGTCTCcctcatctcctatacagtggtctaaGGATCGCTCTAAGTCACGTTGTTAACATTTGATAAACAGTGACGATAAAacaagcgttacaacaatacatagatcccgaggaagagatagacaacaccacaatggaatgtctggtgtggcaagaagagaggaataaacagaggaagcAACGGTCaggcgtatgtgcatatgtatatgtatgtgtgaagatacttATGTGACACACATATAagatcatataaatatgtatcatatagtaattggAGATAGAGATAActgggctacacacacacacacacacacacacacacacacacacacacgcacacacacacacacacacacacacatacacacacacacacacacacacacacacacacacacacacacatgcgcatatatacataatgtgtattcacgtttatatatgcctacatatatatatatatatatatatatatatatatatatatatatatatatatatatatatatatatatatatatatatatatatatatatatatatatatatatatatacatatgtatgtacacacacacacacacacacacacacacacacacacacacacacacacacatatatatatatatatatatatatatatatatatatatatatatatatatatatatatatatatatacatgtatatatatatatatatatatatatatatatatatatatatatatatatatatatatatatatatatatatatatatatatatatatatatatatatatatatatatatacatatatacatgcgcatatatacatgcgcatatatacataatgtttattcacgtttatatatgcctacatatatacatacatacatacatacatacatataataaaaaaaagaaaaaagaaaaaagaaaaaaaaaatacataatgttTATTCACgtttatatatgcctacatatatatatatacatacatacatacatacatataataaaaaaaaagaaaaaagaaaagaaaagaaaaaaaaaaaaaaaaagaaagtgagaagaaaaaaaaaacaaaaacagagtatatatatatatatatatatatatatatatatatatatatatatatatatatatatatatatatatatatatatatatatatatatatatgtacacacaaacacacacacacacacacacacacatatgtgtatatatgtgtatatatatatatatatatatatatatatatatatatatatatatatatatatatatatatatatatatatatatatatatatatatatatatatatatatatatatatatatatatatatatacatatatatatatatatatatatatacatatatagtgtgtgtgtgtgtgcgtattttggtTTCCTGCGTGCAGTTGAGATTTCTCAGCCTTGAGTTAATTCATCAATTATTTGCGATATTACATTTGAAGTGACTAGATTATTAGAATGTATATTTCATAGGACTCATTAATATGCTCAGGTATAGTTTATTATATTTTACCATTCTAGGCAATTAGCATTACCACAgtttcatatcatatcataataatGGCTGTTCCTTATTAATTTTGGAGAGGATGCGTGATTTAATACCATCAGATGAAATAATCATAGAGCTCTTTGTACTCCGCGTTgcatgatatgaaatatatagtgCATtacatattaacattattattaaaattctcAGTTGTGGCGTTCATATagtatgtaattatttttttctgcagtCCTGCCTTGTCTATGGTGTGTTTTGTGGTCTTATTTTTCttagttattcttgtttgtttgggctgtatattttattcataattcttaacgtaacatgtgtgtgtttgttgtatgtataGTACTTTTTTTTAGGTATGCGTGAGATGTTAATGAGAAATTATTTCCTTTTTGTCATCGGAACATCCAAatctctaccttcttctctatatttgtataccttattcatttgttgattttttaaaattcatatcTACTTCATAGGTACTGTTAGGCATTTATCATAACACCAGAATTCTGGAGTAACagtatcttcccccccccccaaaaaaaaaaagcatttatgtGGTTAGAACTGCGAACCCGTGTAGCATGGGCGTAATAAAACATAATTTGCATAAAGGACACAACAGCAAGATGCGCTCTTCTCAGCCTTTAGACAGAGTAATATTTACAGAGTACACCGAGCAAGAGGCAGAGGCGGAGACACTGCTCTTAAGATATTTTGAGAGAATATACCGTATAAGTTCTGGCTCGATGTGGCTACgggaacggaggggaggggggggtgcgatACCCAGGCATAGCATGAAAGGAAATTGACTTTAAGAAGTTTTTGTGTAatgaacattttctctctctttctctctcgctctctctctctctctctctctctttctctctctctttctctccccctctctccctcccgctctctctctgtttttctttatctatctatctatctatctttctgacaCGCTTTggcccctcctttcctcccccacctctctctctctcttttgcactgactctctttctcttgcactctATTGAGCTTAAGCAGGGCGGCCGTGGTGTAAGCCCACAGCTCAGGTCCAGAGAGCTTCGTGGTGATTAGATGATCTGTAAATTACTTAACTAACTGACTCTAACTTTTGCAAAGCTCATCGCTTGGTGGTCACCAGTGCACTCCTCCTCCTGCATTGCTCCTGTAGGTAAGCTGGCTTTGCTCAGTCAATGTTGTGTCCTAGCCTCTGGAACGACGGATTGTGATGGTTTTGTCATTGCGTTTGATGACTGGGAAAGGTCCCTCGTGAGGTGGGCAGATGGGTGGCTTGATAGAACGTCTGAAGATTAGGGAGTAGGTAAATGTCCCGCTGTCCTGAGGGTCTTGTAGGTCGAGAGCGGATGTGAGCCATGCGGTCAAAGAGCAATCGGCCAAACACTCCCGCGTCCCGACCGCCGGTGCCTATTAGGACGTTTGCAGGGAGTTATCATAGTATTGTTGACCCTCATGGCTGCGGTGCATTGCAGTTCTCCTTTGAAGGAGGTCCGAATTGAGAATTGAGAATCCCAATCGGCCGGGACTGCCGCAGGGGTCCCATAGCGAGATATCCAAGTGGTGAGGAACGCCTTCTTCAGGCCACCTGGTCGATCATAGGACGCAGCTGTAACTGCTGTAACTGTGCTGGGTTACAGCAGACAGCTGTAACTGTCTGCTGGGAGTTACAGCAGACAGCTGTAACTGTCTGCTGGGAGTTACAGCAGACAGCTGTAACTGTCTGCTGGGAGAGACCCGACTATGTCGATGTGTATATGCTCGAAATGGCCATCTGGTATCAGGAACAGCTGTGGGGGAGACTTGTGTGCTGGGAAACCTTGCTGCACTGACACTCGAggctgctgcacacacacacacacacacacacacacacacacacacacacacacacacacacacacacacacacacacacacacacacacacacacacatatatgtatatatatatatatatatatatatatatatatatatatatatatatatatatatatatatatatatatatatatatatatagtgtgtgtgtgtgtgtgtgtgcgtgtgtgtgtgttttggtttccTGCGTGCAGTTGAGATTTCTCAGCCTTGAGTTAATTCATCAATTATTTGCGATATTACATTTGAAGTGACTAGATTATTAGAATGTATATTTCATAGGACTCATTAATATGCTCAGGTATAGTTTATTATATTTTACCATTCTAGGCAATTAGCATTACCACAgtttcatatcatatcataataatGGCTGTTCCTTATTAATTTTGGAGAGGATGCGTGATTTAATACCATCAGATGAAATAATCATAGAGCTCTTTGTACTCCGCGTTgcatgatatgaaatatatagtgCATtacatattaacattattattaaaattctcAGTTGTGGCGTTCATATagtatgtaattattttttttctgcagtCCTGCCTTGTCTATGGTGTGTTTTGTGGTCTTATTTTTCttagttattcttgtttgtttgggcTGTATATTTTAGTCATAATTCTTAACGtaacatgtgtgtttgttgtatgtatagttcttttttttttaggtatgcgTGAGATGTTAATGAGAAATTATTTCCTTTCAGTCATCGGAACATCCAAATCTCTTccttctatatatttgtataccttattcatttgttgattttttttctacttcatatCTACTTCATAGGTACTGTTAGGCATTTATCATAACACCAGAATTCTGGAGTAAcagtatctccccccccccaaaaaaaaaaaaataataataataataaataaaacatttatgtGGTTAGAACTGCGAACTCCCGTGTAGCATGGGCGTAATAAAACATAATTTGCATAAAGGACACAACAGCAAGATGCGCTCTTCTCAGCCTTTAGACAGAGTAATATTTACAGAGTACACCGAGCAAGAGGCAGAGGCGGAGACACTGCTCTTAAGATATTTTGAGAGAATATACCGTATAAGTTCTGGCTCGATGTGGCTACgggaacggaggggaggggggggggtgcgctacCCAGGCATAGCATGAAAGGAAATTGACTTTAAGAAGCTTTTGTGTaatgaacattctctctctctctctctctctctctctctatctatctatctatctatctttctgacaCACTTtggccccctcctttcctcccccccctttctctctctctctctctcttgcactgactctctttctcttgcactctcttGAGCTTAAGCAGGGCGGCCGTGGTGTAAGCACACAGCTCAGGTCCAGAGAGCTTCGTGGTGATTAGATGTTCTGTAAATTACTAAAGAGTGCACCAGTGCACTCCTCCTCTTGTATTACTCCTGTAGGTTTGCTGGGTTTGCTCAGTCGATGTTGACAGTGTCCTAGCCTCTGGAATGACGGATTGTGATGGTTTTGTCATTGCGTTTGATGACTGGGAAAGGTCCCTCGTGAGGTGGGCAGATGGGTGGCTTGATGGGACGTCTGAAGATTAGGGAGTAGGTAAATGTCCCGCTGTCCTGAGGGTCAAAGAGCTATCGGCCAAACACTCTCGCATCCTGACCGCCAGTGCCTATTAGGACGTCTGCAGGGAGTTATCATAGTATTGTTGACCCTCATGGCTGCGGTGCATTGCAGTTCTCCTTTGAAGGAGGTCCGAATTGAGAATTGAGAACCCCAATCGGCCGGGACTGCCGCAGGGGTCCTATAGCGAGATATCCAAGTGGTGAGGAAAGCCTTCTTCAGGCCACCTGGTCGATCATAGGACGCAGCTGTAACTGCTGTAACTGTCTGCTGGGAGTTACAGCAGACAGCTGTAACTGTCTGCTGGGAGAGACCCGAAATGGCCATCTGGTATCAGGAACAGCTGTGGGGGAGACTTGTGTGCTGGGAAACCTTGCTGCACTGCCACTCGAGGCAGCTGCAACTCGAGTCACGGACATCCTTGTTGATGTCTGGCCATACTACTTTGTTTCGATTGAGGTCCTGAGTGGCGCAGATTCCTCGGTGGGCGTGGTAGGCTTCGAAGAACTGCCGACGGAGCGACGGTGGGATGTAAGGGCGAGTTCGTCCCAATGATGCGTCACGGAGGATGTTCTCCTGAGAGACCTGCAGATGTACCTGCTCTAACTGGAGCAAATTATTTTCTTTGATCAGCCTGGGGAGGGAAGCGTCTTCTTGTTGCTCCCTGTGGATGGTGTTATTAGTTACTGTGGTTATGGAAATTCTATATAGGGCATTTATAGCATGGTTGTTGGTTCCTAGGCTGTGTCAAACGTCTGTTGTGAACTGGGTCACATAATCCAGGTCCATTTTCCAAGTCTTGGGGATTGACGGCGGCTCCTGTTGTGTAGGGCGAAGGTGAGGGGCTTGTGGCCAGTCAGAATATGGAAGTCTTTCCCCACGATGTACGTCCAGAAGCGTTTGATACCAGCGTAGACTGCAAGGAGTTCCTTGTAGAAGGATACTCCGGCCCTCTGCAGACAGTCAAACGGGGTGCTAAGGTGTTTGTGCTCCTCTTCTCTGTTGCTGGATGAGAATGTCGTCGATGTACACGAAAACGCCCTGTAGTCCGTGGGTCGCGTTGTCTATGAAACGGAAGGTCTGGGTGGCGTTGCGGAGGCCAGACAGTATGCCTATAAACTCAGACAGGCTGAAGGGAGTGATAACGGCTGTCTTGGGAATGGACTCCTTAGCGATGGGGATCTGGTGGCATGCTCTGGCGAGGTTGGATCTGGAGAGTACCGTGTAGCCTGAGATTTCGCATGTGAAGGAGTGGAGGTGCAGAAGTGGGTAGCGGTtcgggatggtggtggtgttcaGATGGCGATAATCACCACAAAGATAGCAGTTGCCATCTTTCTTCTGGACTAGGTGCAGAGGGGACGCCTATTGGCTACTGGAAAGGCGTATGATTTTAAGTTCCCTCATGTACTCAAATTCTGCCTTGGAGATGCGGAACCGGTCGGGGGCGAGGGGCCTGCAATCAGATTGGACTGGCGGTCTAAACGTGATGATGTGGAACGTGACAGTGTGGGGTGGTGTCGTTTTGTCAGCACTGGAAATTCCTCGAGGATATCCCAATAGGTGCAGTTTAGATGAGGTACCAGGGCCGACATAGCGTAGATGCAGGTCCCTGATTGTTGCACAAGGGACCTATGCCCAAGGATGACTGTGAACCCATGATAGGAAAGGAACTCTGTTGCAAGGATGGGTTGCTGGACATCAGCAATCAGGAATACCCTAATCATCTTAGTGTGAGAGGCGCCGCGGAAGAGTAGAATCAAGGGACATTCACCATAGATGTTGATGGGGGAACAGTTGGCAGCCTCCAGCGTACCAGAAGTAGGTAAGAGCTTGTCTTCTCTGGAGGCGGGGATGAGGCTGACTTCAGCTTCCGTGTCCACCAGATATTGTAGATAGGATTTTATGTCGCAGGCGTAGAGCAAGTGCCATCTGGGGCTGCGTGAATCCTGTGCCACTACTTCTCGCGTTATTCCGTTTCTTGGCCAGG from Penaeus vannamei isolate JL-2024 chromosome 43, ASM4276789v1, whole genome shotgun sequence includes the following:
- the LOC138860799 gene encoding uncharacterized protein — its product is MEETPGDYKRRIFYRNILELCVEVATTMEDKLQRKQNCINAADDSISVALGKPSIVFGEVLCWCARARLSHSAKRASTRWHINGITREVVAQDSRSPRWHLLYACDIKSYLQYLVDTEAEVSLIPASREDKLLPTSGTLEAANCSPINIYGECPLILLFRGASHTKMIRVFLIADVQQPILATEFLSYHGFTVILGHRSLVQQSGTCIYAMSALVPHLNCTYWDILEEFPVLTKRHHPTLSRSTSSRLDRQSNLIAGPSPPTGSASPRQNLSYTVLSRSNLARACHQIPIAKESIPKTAVITPFSLSEFIGILSGLRNATQTFRFIDNATHGLQGVFVYIDDILIQQQRRGRAGVSFYKELLAVYAGIKRFWTYIVGKDFHILTGHKPLTFALHNRSRRQSPRLGKWTWIMEQQEDASLPRLIKENNLLQLEQVHLQVSQENILRDASLGRTRPYIPPSLRRQFFEAYHAHRGICATQDLNRNKVVWPDINKDVRDSSCSCLEWQCSKVSQHTSLPHSCS